In Setaria viridis chromosome 5, Setaria_viridis_v4.0, whole genome shotgun sequence, the genomic stretch AAGTTTTGTGCTGGACCTATGCTGATGTGGTTTTTACCTTGATTCAGATTGACTCCAAAGAATTATCTGTTGGTAGAGCTGCCTTGTCAAATCTTCTTGGTGGTGTTGGCTACTTCTATGGGCAGTCCAAAATTGCGCTTCCGAAAGGTTTTACAGTAAGTTTTAGGGCTTCACCTGACATCAATTCTATTTTGCTTGTATGCTTCCTATTTCTAAGGAATAGCTATCTCAGGGCACTATCATTTCTCTTATTGGCTATGTGTTAGTTTTATATTGTCAATAGTACTAGCATGTTGCATCTGAATCCTAAGCTGATTACAAGTCACAGACAACCAGAACTTAATGCTTGTGTTTCTCTCAGCAAAAGAATGCGGATAAATACATTCCATATTGGCCAGCTGCGTTATATACAGCTGTTCCCAGCCGCTCATTCTTTCCAAGGGGATTTCTGTGGGATGAGGGCTTCCATCAATTAGTCATCTGGTAATTATTCCATCATTTCAATGTTCAGTGAAGGGTTTGTGCCAATCCAGTTCATTATCAGCAAGTTTGTTGGTCTGTGCTGGTAGTACCACTTTCTGCTCTAACACACGTCCTCATTGGTGATGTACAGGCGTTGGGATGTGCATATATCTATGGATATCATTGGACATTGGTTAGATCTGCTTAATTCAGATGGATGGATTCCTAGGGAGCAAATCTTAGGAGCTGAAGCTTTAAGGTATTTTCTGCTATGAACTATGGACTATGGTCAAAACCAGTGATAAATTTAGTGTGACGTCTTATATCATCCAAGTTCTGCAATCATGCAGTAAAGTTCCTGAGGAGTTTGTTCTGCAGTACCCTTCCAATGGTAACCCTCCAACTTTATTTCTCGCGATACGTGGTAAgacattattttctttctttgtcttcACATTGACGATGTGTTTATTTTATCAGTGTTGAGATCTctatttctttgtttttctcaATATTTACTGCAATTTGCATGCAGCATGCATTAATTTGAAAAATGTGAAGAATAACACATAGAATCAATTATGTTAGTTTGTACAGTTCTGTGCATGTTTATCAAATTATAAACATCAAATGCTAAGAAATTTTGTTGACTGACAAGCACCACAGGTCTGTTAAACCTATGGAGGTCTATAATCAGCATTCAAGTATTCGATTAATTTGCTGTATGCCCTTTTTCTTGGCACAGATTTGGCAAGTGGAATACATGCAAAACAGTTTTCAGGCAATGAAGCTGAAAAGATTTCTTCTTTCCTTGAAAGGGCTTATATACGGCTGAATTCTTGGTTCCAGTGGTTCAACAGTACACAATCAGGTAAGCTTACTTGTTCCACTTGCATTTTCTGTACTCTGTACTGAATAGTGTGTGGGTTGGAGTTTAATGCTATTGCCATGATTATTTTCTTAGATCCACAAACGTGCCAAACCTACTAGCTGTTTTATGGTTTGTGGACATGATAGTTTGAAAGCCTAATGAGAGCCACTAGCTCAGTTGACTATTATTATGCGCTAGGTGTGGTTGTATGATACAAAAAATCAGAAATGATAGAATTTGGCGTTCGAAGCCTTCATCGGGTACTATTAATTTTTTACGCTATATTTGGACTGGGGAATTTTATTCAGTAACTGTTGGCTTCAGTTCACTTATTAGTCAACATAATTTTCTGGTAAAATTTGAACCTAAGCTTGATCAGAAGTAAACTATCGACACAACTTACAAAGTCATATCGGTTGATCAGCTAGACTTCCTTTTGTTCTTGAGATACACATCATATTTGCAGTAGTGATCACTGGGTGCTCCATATGTTTTTCACCTCAAGTTGGTGAAAAAAAATGGTTCTCAACTATATTTTGCAAGTGTGGTCCTCAACTAGTTAAGTAGTTGTTACATCACAAATCCACTGTTCCAATGTGAAAGAAATGTGACTGAAATTTTAGTCTTTAAAGCTTGAAATACTTGTGTACTTTCTGGTTCGTCCAACTAAGTGATCTGATCTGCTTGTTCACAATGGGAAGCATGCACTTTAGTTTTTTTGAATAATAACATGCACTTTGGTGGGGAACAATTTGTGTGTTTTGATGATCCTCTTAGAAATAAACACCGTCTAATCGTCACGTGGCCTCACTTTGCGCACTAGAGCTTTCTACAAATCCATGTACGCTGTAAGATATGAGATGTTTGTCCTATAAAGTTGAAGTAAAAGCTATACCCTTGTGAAGGCCAAAGGACCATGGATATATGATTGCTTGTCCATATATGATTCTACTTGTCATGTCAGTGCTTCCCCCCTTTGGCTTATTTGTCCTAAATTGTTAGGTAAATACGAAGGCACCTTCTATTGGCATGGAAGAGACAACATGACAACAAGGGAGTTGAACCCAAaggttttccttttctttttgcataattcATTGTTGCTTGCTCCTGTACTACTGATCAATTGGTCAAAAACTTGTTCATCGAGCCCTTGTCATGCCAGATTAGAGTTCCTTCACTTTGTTCTCACCTGATGTTCCCAAGTACTTTACAGACGTTGACATCTGGATTGGATGACTATCCTCGTGCATCTCACCCTAATGATGAAGAACGCCATGTTGACCTTCGTTGTTGGATGCTTCTAGCTACAAACTGCATTCGTTCAATTGCAGAGTTTCTTAAAATGGACAGCGCTCTTGAGAAGGTAGTTCCGTATGGATGTAGGAACATGAATTGCTAATTTCAAGTTGACTTGTCTCCAACCATTGACTTTGGctcttttctgaatttttttgttgaatttttgtAGGATTACTATAAGATGTCAAATCAACTTTCAGATTTTAGAACGCTTAACAAGGTATGTGCTGTCAATTCCTTGAATTTTTGTATCATACTAGAATTGTTTTTTGGAGACCTCTTAAGTATTTAGGCCTGTCTTAGCTCCATAAAACCTAACTTCTCTCCTCCTGGGAGTTGACCTCTCAATAATTTCGTCCATATCACTGTAAATGATCTTTTACAGAATTCTACATTTATCAAAATTCTGCCCCGAGacatggattttattttgttttatatAATGGTGTATTCAGTTCTGTAATTACCGGCATTTTTACAGTTGCACTTGGATGACAAAATTGGCGCTTATTTCGACTATGGTAACCATACTGAAAAGGTTAGGCATTGCTTCCTCTTAGTTTTGGCACTTTGTTTGCCACACATTATTCTCAACTTTGATTGTGAGGGGAGGTCATTTTTGTAGGTCCGACTGAGATGGTATGATGTCCAAGATAAGGATACTATGAGACGAGAGCTCTTGCGAGAAACATTACAACCCCCTCAGCTGCAATTAGTACCCCATGTTGGTTATGTCAGTCTCTTCCCATTCATGATGGGGGCTATTCCACATGTATGCTCTTTACTTCTGTCTGTTTGTTTGTCACTTCAATGATTTTTCTGATGTTCATCCTAAGTAATAATCGCCATTTGACTCTCCTCAGGAATCATGGGTTCTTGACAAGCAGCTCGATCTAATATCTAATACCTCTATATTGTGGACAGATTACGGCCTTCGGTCACTTTCTAGAACAAGGTACGGCTGTTAAGTTTTGTTCTTTTACTCTGTAAAGTTTTGAAGTATGACTATGAATAGATTGCATGATTCTCCCCCAACAATTTAAGTTTGGGATCTCCGGAGCAGATTTGCGAGATAAAACAATTCGACATTAGGAGTGTTAGGCTGCTATGGCCTGCCTACCTTATCAATGCATAGGCTTCAACCTGGCCTGATGGAATTGTCAAACATGCATGTGCCTGACACCTTAGTATTGTAGCTTTTGGCGAGATGGTTATTATAACATCATTATTTGGTCATCCAACTACTGGGGTCTGAATTATCTGTTGATACATGGTTCAGTTCAATATATATGAAGCGTAATACAGAGCATGATCCCCCATATTGGAGAGGTGCCATTTGGATAAACATGAACTACATGATTCTTTCAGCACTGCATCACTATGCAAATGGTAAGCCTCTTGAATTGGCTGCTTTATCCCCTCTGCAAATCTCTATGTTGGCACTAAGATATAAGATTGTGATTTACTGTAGAGGATGGCCCGTACAAGGGAAGGGCAGGAGAATTGTACGACAAGCTAAGATCAAATCTTATCCGGTGTGTTGATTTTCTCTTCCATTGAAGCCTAGTGAATTAGCAGAATTGCAGCTTGTGTAATGTATTGCTGATGCCACTTTCTGGCTCGACATTTGCAGGAACATCGTGCAGAATTACCATGAAACTGGATTCTTCTGGGAAAACTATGACCAGAACAACAAAGGAAAGGGAAAGGGTGCACGGTCGTTTACTGGATGGACTTCACTTCTTGTTCTGATCATGGCAGAGTCCTACCCAACATTGCATAGGTGAGCTATACATCGCTAACAACCACAGAAGACACATGGCAGTTGGAATGGAGAGGCTGGCAGCTGGCCTTTTATTTAGCTCAATTTCAATGAAAACAGTGGGGAAACTTGATTCGTAGCATACTAGCATTGCTGCTTTAATCATGAAATTTCTGGCAGTTACCCCTGGTCGATCTGTTTAGAATCGGATACACAGCAATTATGATCACCCCATTCTTCTGACGCTGTAAATTTTTAGTTCCTTGAGAAACTCTTTTTTGGGAGTTTTCTTCGAAACCACCCTGGGAACTATGAGCTTATAGAGACTGCAAACAATTGAAGTCTGTTCACTATtacttttctttaaaaaaaagttgaaactGCGTGGAGCTGTACTTGCTATTGCTATCGAGCCTCTGATGAAGGTAACCTGCTACTGCCCTTAGACCCTTACCATGCTTGGCTATTCGCATGCTGCATGATGGCCAGAGTGTGTAAATAATACCTTGGATCCACTCGTTACAGAATTAGTTGTGCCACGCAATGCATAACATGTGTTTATCAATCCTTTTGAGACACTGCAACGTAGGCCCTGTGTGTCACTGCCTTGCTTGTTGTGTCTGCAAGCATAATCTGTGCCCTGTCTTGCAAGTAAAGTAATGATCCTGAAGACTGCATGTGTCTGCACTTCTGAATTATAATCATCGTGAGGAGCGCTAGATCCGGAGCTAATGTTTCCTTCCCctgataagtttttttttccttttattaccTGCTGAGCAACACCACCGTGATGGTAGCAGTCAGCTAGATTTATTAGAGCATTGTGGTACTCAACGATCAAGAGGGGAGGCTGTGACTGTTCTGAGGTCGTAGTCCTGCTGGAGAATCAATCTCTTGCGATCAATTCACGGAATTCCTTGCCAGGCCGCCTGCAGTTGATCTCTTTGATGCACGCGTCAGCGCCATTACGGAGGATGCTAGTACTGTTCCTCCAAAGTAGGATTGAACAATGACATCGAACCTTTGTTGCAGTGTCTTTTTGGCTGTGCCATTGCCCTCCTCTATGAGGTGTTCGAAGTCGGAGCTTGCTTCCATTATTTTCACTTGCTTAGACTGCCCTGTTTCGGCAGAAATAACAAGCGATTAGTGCCCCGGTCACCACCGTGGTCACGGTTCAGAAAACGAAACGCACACACGAGCGCGCACAACAGAGCCAGAGCCGTCACCATCGCACGCGGACACAGTTGGCTCCACCCAAAACCGTTCATCAACTTTTAACCGTATTCCCATCCCCCCGACCCTCCGactaccaccaccacgccgccgccaccaccaccagcagcattCAGTAGCCAGCCAACCACCGTCCCGCGGACGGCAGGCACAGTGCgaagccggcgggcggcggcggcggcatgggggCGCCTAGCAGCCGCGCGGTGGCCCTGGGCGCGGCCTtcctgctgctcctcgtcgCGCTGCCCTCCGCCTTCCTCTACCTCACCTCCTTCGCCGGCCCcgcggcctcccgcgccgcgctcCTCAACCTCAAGCCCTTCTCCGCCAGGTGCCCGCCCTCCGTGGCGGCCCCGCCGCTCCGCGTCTTCATGTACGACCTGCCCCCGCGCTTCCACGTCGCCATGATGAcgggcgccgccgacgcctccaACGCCACGGCGGGGCCGTTCCCCGCGTGGCCGCCGTCGGCGGGCGGGATCAAGCGGCAGCACAGCGTGGAGTACTGGATGATGGCGTCGCTGCAGgacgggggaggcggagggggagggggagggggagtgggatcggagaggagggaggcggtCAGGGTGCGGGATCCCGACGATGCCGAAGCATTCTTCgtgcccttcttctcctcgctCAGCTTCAACGTGCACGGCCGCAACATGACCGACCC encodes the following:
- the LOC117856578 gene encoding alpha-glucosidase 2-like, with protein sequence MTGGGSSSTRRAAAAARSRGRPSDASEPEPDARRAAAAAAAARRRGRGDHGPLRLMYVSTRTLALLGIVSFALASVAFVTYTGGWWEEVETEGAATLRTVMRSVTPLSAPRMMDLPQFQGDHKESLYWGTYRPNVYLGIRSRTPLSLIAGLMWIGLKNGQYFLRHVCQDSDELSTYGWTAHNGRDYGHQMLVDHGLLLTTSFLKEKGEGSGYGGDWAVRLGANSERSSLNDAQGSTTHLFFYIADESGKSITMASHVPSSRGPVLLASGSHDEIGDWELYLRSEDDLEIHRAGFKSMSMHNLSDLVQQAVATNAMQTGNLNLPDMTEDSSNIMTYQVSIKTPAQIDIVFLSGSASKNPKIEERISKLTGPMLSTRLESKQKEFEERYDQIFNVNNKIDSKELSVGRAALSNLLGGVGYFYGQSKIALPKGFTQKNADKYIPYWPAALYTAVPSRSFFPRGFLWDEGFHQLVIWRWDVHISMDIIGHWLDLLNSDGWIPREQILGAEALSKVPEEFVLQYPSNGNPPTLFLAIRDLASGIHAKQFSGNEAEKISSFLERAYIRLNSWFQWFNSTQSGKYEGTFYWHGRDNMTTRELNPKTLTSGLDDYPRASHPNDEERHVDLRCWMLLATNCIRSIAEFLKMDSALEKDYYKMSNQLSDFRTLNKLHLDDKIGAYFDYGNHTEKVRLRWYDVQDKDTMRRELLRETLQPPQLQLVPHVGYVSLFPFMMGAIPHESWVLDKQLDLISNTSILWTDYGLRSLSRTSSIYMKRNTEHDPPYWRGAIWINMNYMILSALHHYANEDGPYKGRAGELYDKLRSNLIRNIVQNYHETGFFWENYDQNNKGKGKGARSFTGWTSLLVLIMAESYPTLHR